Sequence from the Halomarina litorea genome:
TGGAACGTCCTGTTCAAGGCGGCGACGACGGCCGCCGTTCGGGCGTACGACGAGGCGGACACCCTCCTCGGGGCGATGCCACTGTTCCACGTCGCGGGGAAACAGCGCTACTGCGACGCGCTGGCCGTCGCGGGCTGTCACGTCGTCCTCCTCGCGCGCTACACGCCCGAGGCGGTGCTGGCCGCCGTCGACGCCCACCGGGTGACCTCGACGTGGCTCGCGGTGCCCGCCATCGCGGAGGTGCTCGACCACCCCGCACGCGAGGAGTTCGACCTCACATCGCTGTCGGCGCGCCGCGGGTTCACGAACTGTTCGAGCTTCGGGACGGCCCTCACGCGAGAGTTGAGCGACCGCTGGGAGGCGGTCACGGGTGCCTACGTCCAGGAGTCGGGCTACGGTCTGACCGAGACGCACACGACCGACACCCACACCTACGGCGACCGGCGCATCGAGGCGGGGTTCGTGGGCCGACCGTGCTACGGCGTCGAGGTGGAGATACGCGGCTTCGAGACGAACCGCGAGGTGGAGACGGGTGAGCAGGGCGAAATCGTCATGCGGACGCCGGCGACCATGCGGGGCTACCTCGGGCGACCCGACGTGACCGAGGAGGTCCTCGAACCGGACGGCTTCCTCCACACCGGCGACGTGGGCCGCCTCGACCCCGACGGGAACCTCTACTTCCTCGGGCGGCGCAAGGACACCATCAAGGTCTCGGGACACACCGTCGCGCCCCGAGAGGTGGAACTGGCGGTCGAATCGACGGGCCTCGCGAGCGACTGCATCGTCGTCGGCGGCCCCCACGAGACGCGAGGGGCGGTCCTCGAAGCCCACGTCGTCCCGACCGACAAGTCGGTCGACGAGGGGAACGTGCTCGCCGCGCTCTCGGGCGAACTCGCCGAGTACAAGACGCCGAAGTCGGTCGTCCTCCGCGATTCGTTCCCCCGGACAGACGTGGGGAAGGTCGACCGGGTAGCGTACTACGAGGAACTCCCCGACGACTACCGGTGAGGCCGTCCCCGGTCAGCGCATGAACTGCCCACCGTTGACCTGTACTGTCTCGCCGGTGACGTAGCCGGCGTCCCGGAGGTAGGCGGCGGCCTCGGCGACGTCGTCCGGGGTCCCGAGGCGGCCCACCGGGATGGCGTCCCGTCGCTCGCGTTTGTCCTCGGCGTCGTTGGTCGCGTCGGTCATGTCCGTCTCGACGTAGCCCGGCGCGACGCAGTTCACCCGAACCTCGGGCGCGAACGCCAGTGCGAGGCTCTTCGTGAGGGCGACGACGGCCGCCTTCGAGGCGGCGTAGTGGGGTTCGTAGTCCGCGCCGGTGAAGGCGAGTCGAGAGGAGACGGTGACGACGGAGGGTGCCGCGCCATCGGCGGCGGCGGCCCGGAGGTGCGGGAGCGCCGCCCGGCAGACGGCGTAGGTGCCGGTTACGTTCGTCCCCATCACGTGATCGAACCCCTCGGCGGTGAGGTCCTCCGGGTAGACGTGCTCGTTGATACCGGCGTTCGTAACGACGTGGTGGAGGGAGCCGAAGCGCTCGACGGCCGCCTCGACGAGGGCGCTCGCGGCGTCCGGGTCCGCCACGTCCGCGCCGACGGCGACGGCGTCCCGGTCGGTGGTCTCGCGTATCGCCTCGACCACCTCGGTGGCGGCCGCCTCGTTCGAGTGGTAGTTGACGACGACGTCGAAGCCGTCGCGGGCGTACCGGAGCGCGACGCCCCGACCGATACCCCGCGAGGAACCGGTGACGACTGCTGCGGGCATGGCCCTCCTTGCGAACGGGGGGACCTAACCGTTCCCCCCGGCGGGTCCCGCGGGCGCGGGCAGGAGGAAGCAGACCAGCAGGGCGAGGAGCGCCACCCCGGAGAGCGCGAGAAACGCCTCGTCGAACCGGCCCGCGTCGGCGAGGACGCCGACGAACAGCGACCCGAGCGACCCGAGGACGAGGTAGCCGCTCCTGAGCAGGCCCAGTCCGCTGGTCTGGACGGCGTCGGGGAGTTCGCCGACGGTGTAGGAGAACGCGACCGGCCAGACGCCCAGTTGGACGCTGAGACCGACGCTCAGGGCGGCCAGCGCGCCAACACCCGAGACGGCGGGCACCACCGCGAGGAGGAGCGCGCTCGTCCCGACGACGCCGACGAGGGCCGGCCGCGGGCCGTAGCGGTCGCCGAGTCGCCCGACGGCGAGTTGCGAGACGACGCCGCCCGCGAAGAAGAGACCGAACAGCGTGGCGGCCAGCGGTTCCGAGAGCGCCTTCTCCTCGACGAGGTAGGTGGGGAGGAAGGCGGTGACGCCCTGATAGACGAAGAACATCGCCAGCATGAGCGTCGAGGCGAGGAGGACGCTCCGTCGGGAGAGGCTCCTCGCGACGAGGCCGAGCGTCCGGCCGACCGGGTCCGTCGAGGGCTCGCCCCCCACCGGGACGACGCGCCACGTGGCGACTGCGGTGAGCGCGAACAGGGGGAGGACGAACGCGAACCCGCCGCGCCAGCCGACGCTCACGGCCAGCGCGGTGGCGACGACGGGGAGGGTGGCCGTCCCAACGTTGCCCGCCGCAGAGGAGAAACCGATGGCCGTCCCCTCGTTGTCGGGGAAGGCCGCCGAGAGCACCGTCACGCGGGGGGTGCCGAACAGGCCCGTCCCGAGGCCGAACAGCGCCACGCCGAGGACGAAGACGGCGAACAGGGGCGCGGCGGTCATCAGGAGGACGCCCGCCCCCGCCACGAGCAACCCGGCCAGCAGGACGGCCCGTCCGCTGATGCGGTCGGCGACCAGACCGCTCGGGAACTGCATGAACGCGCTCACCGCGAGCAGGAGGGTGAACAGCGACCCCGAGACGGTGTGCGAGATGGTGAACTCGCGGCTGATGCGCGGGAGGAGCGCGGGAAGGACGAGGCGGACGCCGAGGACGAGCAGCCACCCCGTCGCCACCGTCAGGAGGACGCCGGTCCTCCCGTCGGAGCGGGCGGCGCGGGCGGCGGCGGTGAGTCCGCAGAGTCGGGACCGGAGGGCGCGAAACACGAGTGAGCGTTCGCCCCTCGTCGCTTGAACTTTCCCGTTCCGGCGCTACTCGTAGAGCTGGTTTGAGACGACGAGGCGGTTGATCTCGTTGGTCCCCTCGTATATCTGCATCCCCTTCGCGACGCGCATGTAGCGCTCGACGGGGTAGTCCTTGGAGTAGCCCCGGGAACCGTGTATCTGGACGGCCTCCGTCGCGGCGTCCATCGCCACGTCCGTCGCCTTCAGTTTCGCCATTGCGGCCTCCTGCGTGACGCGCTGGCCCCGGTCGCGTTCGTTCGCGGCGTGGAGCGTCAGCAGGCGGGCGGCCTCCACCTCAGTCGCCATGTCCGCGAGTTTGAACGAGACGCCCTGGAACTCGCGGATGGGCTGGCCGAACTGCTCTCGTTCGTCCGCGAAGTCGCGACTCGCCTCCAGTGCGGCCTGCGCGACGCCGACGCCCTGCGCGCCCGTCCCGATGCGCCCGATGTCGAGGCCCTCCATGACGTACCGGAAGCCCCGCCCCTCCTCGCCGACGAGGTTCTCGGCGGGCACGCGGAGGCCGTCGTAGCGAATCTCGCTCTCGACGGCCGCCTCCCCCTCCATGCAGGGGATGTCGCGGACGACTTCGAACCCGTCGCGTTCCTGCGGGTTCGGGATGCCGATGAGACTCACCCCGCGGTAGTCGTCGTGGTCGTTGGTTCGGGCGGCGACGAGGACGAAGTCCGCGACGGCACCGTTCGTCGTCCACACCTTGTGGCCGTCGATGACGAACTCCTCTCCCTCCCGTCGGGCGGTGGTCTCCAGTCCCCCGGCGTCGCTGCCCGCCTCGGGTTCGGTCAGCGAGAGCGCACCCACCCACTCGCCGGTGGCGAGCGACCGGAGCCACTCCTCGTTCTGACGTTCGTCGCCGAACTGGTGGATGGGGTAGCCGACGAGACAGTTCGCCCCGGAGACGGCCCCCGCGAGCAGTTTCCACGTCCGGGCGAGTTCCTCGATGGTGATGGCGAACGAGCGGAAGTCCTTGCCGGCCCCGCCGTACTCGCTCGGGAACGGGACGCCGTGGAAGCCCGCCTCGCCCACGGCCGCGACGAGGTCGCGGGGGAACTCCCCGCGGTCCTCGTAGCCCTCGACGTGCGGGGCGACCTCCTCCTCGCAGAACTCCCGGACCGCCGCCCGGTGGTCTCGATGCTCGTCCGTCAGCGTGAAGTGCGATATCATGTCGGGTCGGAGAGCGTCAGGCCCTCGCCCCGACGTTGGTGGGTGGCATCATAATACCCGCGGGAGACACCCTCACGTTGCACGCTACCCAGTAACACTATGTGGGCGCACTTCAAGGCAGACGTATGGTCTATCCGACGGTGCGAGACCTTCTCGCACAGACAGCGGCACGTTCACCGGACGCGACGGCGCTGCGCGACCCGGCGGCCGACCGCACGCTCACTTACGCCGAGTGGGACGGCCTCGTGACCCGGGTGGCGAACGGGTTGCTCGACGCCGGCCTGAGCCCCGGCGACCACCTCTCGGTCATGACGAAGGACTCGGTCGAACAGCTCACGCTCCTGTTCGCCGCCGCCGAACTCGGCGTCCTCTTCAACCCGATCAGCTACCGCGCCCCCGCGGGTCGTCTCTCCTACGTCCTCGACCACGCCGAGGCCGACGCGTTCGTCTTCGACGAGGCTGCCCTCGACACCGTCCGCGAGGTGGAGTCGGCGACGCTCCCGGCCCTCCTCGTCGGACGCAACGCCTCGTTCCAGGAGTCGGAACCCTACGGGACGCTCACCGGCGGGTCCACCGAGTCGCCGCACATCCACGTCACCGCGGACGACGCCGCGCTGTTGCTCTACACCTCGGGGACGACGGGCACGCCGAAGGGCGTCCGCCACACCCACCGGAACGTCGTCCTCTCTGACCTCGCCTGTCTCCCGTACAATCGGCTTCGGCCGAGCGACACGAACCTCGCCCTCGGGCCGCTCTACCACGTCGGTCCCCTGCTCGCGAACTTCATGCCCGCCCTCCACGTCGGCGCGACCAACGTCATCCAGCGAGACTTCGACCCGGCGACCACGCTCGACTACGTCGAGTCCGAGGGCGTGACCGCGATGTGGGGCGTCCCGACGCACTTCAACGACCTCGTCTCGGAACCCGACGTGGCCGACCGGGACGTCTCGGACGTGCGGATGATCCAGTACTCGGGGGCGGCGATGCCCCGCGAAGTAGTGAGGGAGTGCCGCGAGCACTTCCCCGACGTCGACTTCGTCAACGCCTACGGCACCACCGAGATCGTCTTCGGGACCGTCATCCACCCCGAGGACCACGACGAGCGTCTGGGGAGCATCGGGCGGGCCGTCCCGAACGCCGAGGTGAGACTCGTCGACCCCGACGACCCGCGACCCGGGGCGCGCGTCCTCGAGGGGGCCACCGGCGAGATACTGGTCAAGACGCCGACGTGCATGGAGGGCTACTGGAAGGACCCCGAACGGACCGAGGAGGCGGTCATCGACGGCTGGTACCGGACCGGCGACCTCGCTCGGCGCGACGAGGACGGCTTCCTCTACTTCGTCGACCGCAAGGACAGCATGATCGTCTCCGGTGGCGAGAACGTCTACCCGACCGAGGTCGAGGACGTCCTCTATCGCCACGAGGGCGTGGAGTCCGTCGCCGTCGTCGGCGTCCCCCACCGCAAGTGGGGCGAGGTCGTAACGGCGTTCGTCGTTCCCACGAGTGCCGCGAGTGGGGACTCGTCGGACGAGGAAAGTGAGTCCGACGGCGTCCGGACGGACCCCGACGTGACCGAGGCGGACCTCGACGAGCACTTCCGGGCGGCCGAGGACGTGGAGGCGTTCAAGCGCCCGCGCGAGTACGTCTTCCGCGACTCGCTACCGAAGACAGAGAGCGGGAAGATCTCACGGTCGGCACTGAAAGCTGAGGTGGCGGGATGAGTGACTTCGAGTCCCCCGAGACGGGCATCGTCCTCCCGGAGTACGCCGACAAGCCGGACGACTGGCTGGTCGACTTCGGCGAACGGGCCGTCGAGGCGGGCGTCGACTCCGTCTGGTGTGGCGAGGGCTGGGGGTACAACGCCTTCCAGTTGCTCGCGCGCGTGGGCGAGCGCACCGACTGCGCGCTGGGGACGTGCATCGCCAACGCCTTCGCCCGCAGTCCGGCCGCACTCGCGGGCGACGCCCTCGCACTGCACGACCTGACGGACGGCCGGTTCGTCCTCGGCATCGGGACGAGTACGCCCGCCATCGTCGAGTCGTTCCACGGCGCGTCGTTCGAGCGCCCGCTCCGCCGCATCCGCGAGACCATCGAGATACTGGACCTCGCGCTCTCGGGCGAGCGAATCGACTACGACGGCGAGGTGTTCTCGCTCGCGGGCTTCCGACTGAATCACGCCGACGGCGCGCACGTTCCCGTCTGGAACGCCGCCCTCGGGCGGACGAACGTCGCCATGACCATCGACTACGCCGACGGCATCCTCCCGCACATGCTCCCGCTGTCCGCGCTGGACGACGCCATCGCGGACGCCGAGGAGCGCGCGAACACGGCCGACGACCTGCACCGCGCCGCGAGCGTCCCGACCAGCGTCCACGAGGACCCCGAGGAGGCCCGACGAATCCTCGCGAAGCACGTCGCCTACTACGTCGGGTCGACCTCGTTCTACAACGACGTGGTCGCGGACAACGGCTTCCCCGAGGCGGCCGCCGCCGTCGCCGAGGCGTGGGAGGCGGGCGACCGCGCGGCCGCGAGCGAGGCCGTCACCCCCGAACTCCTCGATGCCATCGGCGTGGCGGGGACCCCCGAGACGGTCCCCGAGCGCTACCGGGAACTACTCGACGGCACCCTCGACACCGCGCTCTGTTCGTTCCCGATGGGCGCGACCGACGAGATGTACGACCTGACGCTCGACGCCGTCGGGCGACTGGGGTGACCGACGATGGAACAGGGCTTCGACACGGACACGATTCGCTGGCGGGACGGCGTGGTCGGCCACGACCCGGAGGCGTTCCCCGAACTGGAGACGGTCGAGCGCGACGGGTACAGCGTCAGGGCGTACGCCGACCGGCCGACCGGCGAGGACGGACCCGCCGGCGTGGACGGCCTCCTCGCGCGCGCGGTGGAGCGTGAACCCGACCGGGAGGCGGTCGTCTTCCCCGAGTCGGGCGAGCGCTGGACGTACGCGACCCTCGACGAACGGGTCGACCGGGTCGCCGCGGGACTCGCAAGCGCGGGCGTCGGGGCGGGCGACCTCGTCACCCTCGTCTGCTCGAACGGGCCGGCGTTCGTGGAGGCATTCTTCGCCGCGGTTCGGGTCGGTGCGGTCGCCGCCCCGGTCAACACGCGCGTCTCGCCGCGAGAACTCGACTTCCTGCTGACGACGGCCGACCCCGCCTGCCTGGTCGGGGACGGGGACCTCGCCGATACGGTCCGCGAGGCGGGCGTCCCCGACGGGACGCCAGTGTTCGTCACGGACGGTGAGGAGACGGGCGAGGAACGGCCCTACGCCGACCTCCCCGCCGCCGGGGACCCTCCCCGACCGACGACGGACGAGACGGACCCGACGGCCGTCCTCTACACGTCGGGGACGACGGGACACCCCAAGGGGTGTGTCATCGATGGCTTCCACCTCGCCAACGGCGCACACAACTACCGGACGAGTTTCGCGACCGGCGACGGCCTCCGGTCGATGGTGACGGTGCCGCTCTTCCACGTCGCGGGCCTCGTCGCCAACCTGTTGCACACGATAGTGAGCCGGGGGACCACGGTGATCCTCGACGGAGCGTCACCCGAGACGTTCCTCGGGACCATCGAGACCGAACGCGTCGAGTTCGTCCTCGACGTGCCGACGAACTACACGCTCGCGATGGCGCGGGGCGACCCCTCGGCCTACGACCTCGACTCATGGGCGGTCGCGGCCTACGGCGGCGCACCCATGCCCGCCGAGTCGGTCCGGCGGCTCCGCGAGTCGTTCCCGGACGTCGCGCTGTGTGACGCCTACGGCACGACCGAGACCGTCGGCGGCCTCGTGACGATGTGTCCCGACGAGTACACCGACGAGCGCGCCTCGACCATCGGGCTGCCCACGCCGCCGATGGAACTGGCAGTCGTCGACGACGACCGGATCCCGCTCGGCCCCGGTGAGACGGGCGAACTCGCCATCCGCGGCCCCATCGTCGTCGAGTCGTACCTCGACCGGCCCGAAGCGACGGCGGAGTCCTTCGAGGACGGGTGGTACTACACCGGCGACCTCGCCACCATCGACGGGGACGGCTTCGTCGAACTGCGGGGCCGGGGGCGCGACAAGATCGTCCGGGGGGGCGAGAACGTCTACGCCCTCGACGTCGAGGAGGTGCTGGTCGCCCACGCGGGGGTCCTCGAGGCGAGCGTCACGAGCTTCCCCGACGAGGTGCTCGGCGAGCGGGTCCTCGGTGCCGTCGTCCCCCGCGAGGGCGTCCGCCTCACCGAGGACGACCTGCGCGAACATTGTGCGGGTCGACTCGCCGACTACAAGATACCCGAGGTGTTCCGCATCCTCGACGAACTCCCGAAGAATCCCGGCGGCAAGGTGGTGAAGAGCGACCTCCTGCCCGAGCCGTTGCGACACGGCATCCGGGCGGGCGGCGGCGAGTGAGCGCCTCTGACAGTTGATTTACGGCGACCCGGCGTCCGAGACGGCGAGGTACTGTCCGATGACCTCCTCGCTGTCCCGCAGTTCAGCTACGGTCCCCTCCCACGTAACTTGTCCCTTGCTCAATAGGTACGCGCGTTCGGCGAGCGCGAAGGCGAACGCCGTGTTCTGCTCGGTGAGCAACACGGTGATGCCCGTCTCGATGACCTCCTTCAGGAGCGTCCGCAGGTCCGCGACGATGTTCGGGGCCAGCCCCTCGCTCGGTTCGTCGAGAACGAGGAGGTCGGGGTCGGTCACCAGCGCGCGTGCGATGGTGAGCATCTGCTGTTGGCCGCCGCTCAGCTGCCCGCCGAGACGGTGGGAGTGTTCGTCCAGCGCCGGGAACAACTCGTAGATGCGGTCGTGGTCCCACGGCGAGTCGCGGGCCATCGTCACCTCCAGCGTGTCCGCCACGCTGAGGTCCGGGAACACCCGGCGGTCCTCCGGAACGTAGCCGATACCGCGCCGCGCGGTCTGGAAGGGGGCGAGACCGTCGATTCGCTCGCCGTGGAACGTGACCGACCCCGACCGGGGCGGGGTCAGCCCGACGATGCTCCGCAGGGTGGTGGTCTTGCCCGCGCCGTTCCGCCCGAGGAGGGCGACGATCTCCCCCTCCTCGACATCCATCGACACGCCGTGGAGGACGTGGCTCTGCCCGTAGTAGGTGTGGACGTCCTCCAGTTCCAGCAGGCTCATTCCGCCACCTCCCCGCCGAGGTAGGCACTCTGGACGCGCTCGTCCCGGCGAATCTCGTCGGGCGTCCCGTCTGCGATGATGCTCCCCCGGTCGAGGACGAGAACCCGGTCCGCGATGGAGAACACGATGTCGATGTCGTGTTCCGTGACGAGGAAGGTCATGTCGGTGCGCGCGTCTAAGTCCTCGACGAGGTCGACCATCTTCTCCGTCTCCGTCGGGTTCATCCCCGCCGTGGGTTCGTCGAGGAGGACGAGTTGCGGGTCCGTCGCCAGCACGATGCCGATCTCGACCCGGCGCTTGTCCCCGTAGGAGAGTTCCGTCACCGGCTCGTCGGCGATGTCGCCCAGTCCGACGAGGTCCAGCACCTCGTCGGTCCCGGCGGTGATGTCCTCGTCCGCCCCCGCCCGGCCGAACGCGTTCCAGCGTTCGTCGGACCGGGAGATGACCGGCGCGCGGATGTTCTCCCGAACGGTGAGACCTTCGAAGACGTTCGTCACCTGGAACGAGCGCCCGATGCCGAGGTGCGTGCGTTCGGCGGGCGACGTGGTGGTCACGTCCCGCCCGTCGAACCGAATCCGCCCCTCCGTCGGCGTCAGCGTCCCGATGAGCAGGTTGTACAT
This genomic interval carries:
- a CDS encoding AMP-binding protein, which codes for MSVPDDDRAYTVTRESWPDDLPRTLPFPEGRRPVNEYVRAHARERPDDPAVTSYGRTLSWGAFDSLVDSFAAACHDRVHGEGTCALFLQNSPAFLIAYHGAHRAGLAVTPVNPQFERRALARQLDDADASLLVAGTDRFDVAREAADEAGVEDLLAVDYASLAGGEDSPVPGPPLLDSAVPEGVETLSAVLDGAPSDTPRGRPALSDLALLQYTGGTTGLPKGCEHTHWNVLFKAATTAAVRAYDEADTLLGAMPLFHVAGKQRYCDALAVAGCHVVLLARYTPEAVLAAVDAHRVTSTWLAVPAIAEVLDHPAREEFDLTSLSARRGFTNCSSFGTALTRELSDRWEAVTGAYVQESGYGLTETHTTDTHTYGDRRIEAGFVGRPCYGVEVEIRGFETNREVETGEQGEIVMRTPATMRGYLGRPDVTEEVLEPDGFLHTGDVGRLDPDGNLYFLGRRKDTIKVSGHTVAPREVELAVESTGLASDCIVVGGPHETRGAVLEAHVVPTDKSVDEGNVLAALSGELAEYKTPKSVVLRDSFPRTDVGKVDRVAYYEELPDDYR
- a CDS encoding SDR family NAD(P)-dependent oxidoreductase, with protein sequence MPAAVVTGSSRGIGRGVALRYARDGFDVVVNYHSNEAAATEVVEAIRETTDRDAVAVGADVADPDAASALVEAAVERFGSLHHVVTNAGINEHVYPEDLTAEGFDHVMGTNVTGTYAVCRAALPHLRAAAADGAAPSVVTVSSRLAFTGADYEPHYAASKAAVVALTKSLALAFAPEVRVNCVAPGYVETDMTDATNDAEDKRERRDAIPVGRLGTPDDVAEAAAYLRDAGYVTGETVQVNGGQFMR
- a CDS encoding MFS transporter encodes the protein MFRALRSRLCGLTAAARAARSDGRTGVLLTVATGWLLVLGVRLVLPALLPRISREFTISHTVSGSLFTLLLAVSAFMQFPSGLVADRISGRAVLLAGLLVAGAGVLLMTAAPLFAVFVLGVALFGLGTGLFGTPRVTVLSAAFPDNEGTAIGFSSAAGNVGTATLPVVATALAVSVGWRGGFAFVLPLFALTAVATWRVVPVGGEPSTDPVGRTLGLVARSLSRRSVLLASTLMLAMFFVYQGVTAFLPTYLVEEKALSEPLAATLFGLFFAGGVVSQLAVGRLGDRYGPRPALVGVVGTSALLLAVVPAVSGVGALAALSVGLSVQLGVWPVAFSYTVGELPDAVQTSGLGLLRSGYLVLGSLGSLFVGVLADAGRFDEAFLALSGVALLALLVCFLLPAPAGPAGGNG
- a CDS encoding acyl-CoA dehydrogenase family protein encodes the protein MISHFTLTDEHRDHRAAVREFCEEEVAPHVEGYEDRGEFPRDLVAAVGEAGFHGVPFPSEYGGAGKDFRSFAITIEELARTWKLLAGAVSGANCLVGYPIHQFGDERQNEEWLRSLATGEWVGALSLTEPEAGSDAGGLETTARREGEEFVIDGHKVWTTNGAVADFVLVAARTNDHDDYRGVSLIGIPNPQERDGFEVVRDIPCMEGEAAVESEIRYDGLRVPAENLVGEEGRGFRYVMEGLDIGRIGTGAQGVGVAQAALEASRDFADEREQFGQPIREFQGVSFKLADMATEVEAARLLTLHAANERDRGQRVTQEAAMAKLKATDVAMDAATEAVQIHGSRGYSKDYPVERYMRVAKGMQIYEGTNEINRLVVSNQLYE
- a CDS encoding class I adenylate-forming enzyme family protein, whose product is MVYPTVRDLLAQTAARSPDATALRDPAADRTLTYAEWDGLVTRVANGLLDAGLSPGDHLSVMTKDSVEQLTLLFAAAELGVLFNPISYRAPAGRLSYVLDHAEADAFVFDEAALDTVREVESATLPALLVGRNASFQESEPYGTLTGGSTESPHIHVTADDAALLLYTSGTTGTPKGVRHTHRNVVLSDLACLPYNRLRPSDTNLALGPLYHVGPLLANFMPALHVGATNVIQRDFDPATTLDYVESEGVTAMWGVPTHFNDLVSEPDVADRDVSDVRMIQYSGAAMPREVVRECREHFPDVDFVNAYGTTEIVFGTVIHPEDHDERLGSIGRAVPNAEVRLVDPDDPRPGARVLEGATGEILVKTPTCMEGYWKDPERTEEAVIDGWYRTGDLARRDEDGFLYFVDRKDSMIVSGGENVYPTEVEDVLYRHEGVESVAVVGVPHRKWGEVVTAFVVPTSAASGDSSDEESESDGVRTDPDVTEADLDEHFRAAEDVEAFKRPREYVFRDSLPKTESGKISRSALKAEVAG
- a CDS encoding LLM class flavin-dependent oxidoreductase, giving the protein MSDFESPETGIVLPEYADKPDDWLVDFGERAVEAGVDSVWCGEGWGYNAFQLLARVGERTDCALGTCIANAFARSPAALAGDALALHDLTDGRFVLGIGTSTPAIVESFHGASFERPLRRIRETIEILDLALSGERIDYDGEVFSLAGFRLNHADGAHVPVWNAALGRTNVAMTIDYADGILPHMLPLSALDDAIADAEERANTADDLHRAASVPTSVHEDPEEARRILAKHVAYYVGSTSFYNDVVADNGFPEAAAAVAEAWEAGDRAAASEAVTPELLDAIGVAGTPETVPERYRELLDGTLDTALCSFPMGATDEMYDLTLDAVGRLG
- a CDS encoding class I adenylate-forming enzyme family protein; this encodes MEQGFDTDTIRWRDGVVGHDPEAFPELETVERDGYSVRAYADRPTGEDGPAGVDGLLARAVEREPDREAVVFPESGERWTYATLDERVDRVAAGLASAGVGAGDLVTLVCSNGPAFVEAFFAAVRVGAVAAPVNTRVSPRELDFLLTTADPACLVGDGDLADTVREAGVPDGTPVFVTDGEETGEERPYADLPAAGDPPRPTTDETDPTAVLYTSGTTGHPKGCVIDGFHLANGAHNYRTSFATGDGLRSMVTVPLFHVAGLVANLLHTIVSRGTTVILDGASPETFLGTIETERVEFVLDVPTNYTLAMARGDPSAYDLDSWAVAAYGGAPMPAESVRRLRESFPDVALCDAYGTTETVGGLVTMCPDEYTDERASTIGLPTPPMELAVVDDDRIPLGPGETGELAIRGPIVVESYLDRPEATAESFEDGWYYTGDLATIDGDGFVELRGRGRDKIVRGGENVYALDVEEVLVAHAGVLEASVTSFPDEVLGERVLGAVVPREGVRLTEDDLREHCAGRLADYKIPEVFRILDELPKNPGGKVVKSDLLPEPLRHGIRAGGGE
- a CDS encoding ABC transporter ATP-binding protein, with the translated sequence MSLLELEDVHTYYGQSHVLHGVSMDVEEGEIVALLGRNGAGKTTTLRSIVGLTPPRSGSVTFHGERIDGLAPFQTARRGIGYVPEDRRVFPDLSVADTLEVTMARDSPWDHDRIYELFPALDEHSHRLGGQLSGGQQQMLTIARALVTDPDLLVLDEPSEGLAPNIVADLRTLLKEVIETGITVLLTEQNTAFAFALAERAYLLSKGQVTWEGTVAELRDSEEVIGQYLAVSDAGSP
- a CDS encoding ABC transporter ATP-binding protein; this encodes MTAPLLELDGVTKRFGELVAVDDISRTLAREELCALIGPNGAGKTTMYNLLIGTLTPTEGRIRFDGRDVTTTSPAERTHLGIGRSFQVTNVFEGLTVRENIRAPVISRSDERWNAFGRAGADEDITAGTDEVLDLVGLGDIADEPVTELSYGDKRRVEIGIVLATDPQLVLLDEPTAGMNPTETEKMVDLVEDLDARTDMTFLVTEHDIDIVFSIADRVLVLDRGSIIADGTPDEIRRDERVQSAYLGGEVAE